From the Acidobacteriota bacterium genome, one window contains:
- the hemG gene encoding protoporphyrinogen oxidase codes for MLVVGAGISGLTAAYRFQEAGQRVLVAERRETVGGAIRTLRRDGWSFELGPNTILDGEPTIRALVRDLGLEDQRLTASPAARYRYLWHRGRLAALPDSPLSLLRSPLFSAAAKLRLLREPWAPPPPPEEESVGDFVRRRLGGEILERAVAPFLSGIHAGDPERLSLRWALPKLAELEDRHGSLLRGLRAARRARRSQAPAKGREATGRGALMSFRDGQETLPHRLAEVLGDRLHTATTCLSVNQKGDRFRCELRRGNDESHTVRCRQLVLTTPADIAADLLEATTGGRAAALRELPYAPLAVISLGYPREAIAHPLDGFGFLAPRNTGLKLLGGLFASTLFPHRAPEGQVALSVFLGGSTDPEVLAGEDDELIALAEADLTRALGASAPASFRHLQRWPRALPQLEIGHARFERLATDLESELPGLHLLGNYRTGAAVPDCVRRATELVRRQPAAGL; via the coding sequence GTGCTCGTCGTCGGTGCCGGCATCAGCGGCCTGACCGCCGCCTACCGCTTCCAGGAAGCGGGCCAGCGGGTGCTGGTGGCCGAGCGGCGAGAGACCGTCGGCGGCGCCATCCGGACTCTGCGCCGCGACGGCTGGAGCTTCGAGCTCGGTCCCAACACGATTCTCGACGGAGAGCCCACCATCCGCGCCCTGGTGCGCGACCTCGGCCTCGAAGATCAACGACTGACGGCGTCACCGGCCGCCCGCTACCGCTACCTGTGGCATCGCGGGCGGCTGGCTGCCCTGCCCGACAGCCCGCTGTCCCTGCTGCGCTCTCCTCTGTTCAGCGCCGCCGCCAAGCTACGGCTGCTGCGCGAGCCCTGGGCGCCGCCGCCACCGCCGGAAGAGGAGTCGGTGGGCGACTTCGTCCGTCGCCGCCTGGGTGGTGAGATTCTCGAGCGGGCGGTGGCACCGTTCCTGTCGGGCATCCATGCCGGCGATCCGGAACGCCTGTCGCTGCGCTGGGCGCTACCGAAGCTCGCCGAGCTCGAAGACCGGCACGGCAGCCTGTTGCGGGGCCTGCGTGCCGCGCGGCGGGCCCGGCGGTCGCAAGCACCGGCTAAAGGCCGCGAGGCGACCGGCCGGGGTGCCCTGATGTCCTTTCGCGACGGTCAGGAGACCCTGCCGCACCGCCTCGCCGAAGTCCTCGGCGACCGCCTCCACACCGCCACCACCTGTCTCTCCGTCAACCAGAAGGGCGACCGCTTTCGCTGCGAGCTGCGGCGAGGCAACGACGAATCCCACACGGTCCGCTGCCGCCAACTGGTGCTGACGACGCCGGCGGATATCGCTGCCGACCTCCTGGAGGCGACGACCGGCGGCCGCGCCGCTGCGCTCCGGGAGCTGCCCTATGCCCCGCTGGCGGTGATTTCCCTGGGATACCCCCGGGAGGCCATCGCTCACCCCCTCGACGGCTTCGGGTTCTTGGCCCCTCGCAACACCGGCTTGAAGCTCCTCGGCGGCCTCTTCGCGTCCACCTTGTTCCCGCACCGCGCCCCCGAGGGCCAGGTGGCCCTGAGCGTCTTCCTGGGCGGCAGCACCGATCCCGAAGTGCTCGCCGGCGAGGACGACGAGTTGATCGCCCTGGCCGAGGCCGATCTCACCCGAGCCCTCGGCGCCAGCGCTCCGGCGAGCTTTCGGCATCTGCAGCGCTGGCCCCGCGCCCTGCCTCAGCTCGAAATCGGCCACGCTCGCTTCGAGCGTTTGGCGACGGACCTCGAAAGCGAGCTCCCGGGCCTCCATCTGCTCGGCAATTACCGCACTGGAGCCGCCGTCCCGGACTGCGTCCGGCGCGCCACCGAGCTCGTCCGCCGCCAGCCTGCAGCAGGGTTATAA
- a CDS encoding NAD-dependent epimerase/dehydratase family protein — MTRALVTGAAGQLGSELVPALRARYGEQAVLATDIREISTSGPSARLDCTDRKAFARLVDEHRPDVVFHLVALLSAKGEENPQRAWQINMGCLESALEVARQAGCALFVPSSIAAFGPSTPPDPTPQDTLQRPTSIYGVTKVAGELLCDYYAQRYGLDVRGVRYPGLISWAAEPGGGTTDYAVDIFYGALQDDRYTCFLSADTQLDMMYMPDAVRAAIELMAAPATHLEHRNAFNVTAMQLTPELLTTEIRRHRPGFEIDYRIDPVRQAIADSWPRRLDDSAARRQWGWQHRYDLAAMTRDMLENLSRKLGLATVPSD, encoded by the coding sequence ATGACCCGCGCCCTGGTCACGGGAGCCGCCGGCCAGCTCGGCTCCGAGCTGGTGCCGGCCCTGCGAGCCCGCTACGGCGAGCAAGCGGTCCTCGCCACGGACATCCGCGAGATCTCGACCTCGGGTCCTTCGGCACGCCTCGACTGCACCGATCGCAAGGCCTTCGCGCGGCTGGTCGACGAGCATCGGCCGGACGTCGTCTTCCACCTGGTGGCCCTGCTCTCGGCCAAAGGGGAAGAAAATCCACAGCGCGCTTGGCAGATCAACATGGGCTGCCTCGAGAGCGCCCTCGAGGTGGCGCGCCAGGCCGGCTGCGCCCTCTTCGTGCCGAGCTCGATCGCCGCCTTCGGCCCCTCGACGCCGCCCGATCCGACACCCCAGGACACGCTGCAGCGGCCGACCTCGATCTACGGCGTCACCAAGGTCGCCGGCGAGCTGCTGTGCGATTACTACGCCCAGCGCTACGGCCTCGACGTTCGCGGCGTGCGCTACCCGGGATTGATCTCGTGGGCCGCCGAGCCCGGAGGCGGCACCACCGACTACGCCGTCGACATCTTCTATGGCGCCCTGCAGGACGACCGCTACACCTGCTTCTTGTCGGCCGATACCCAGCTCGACATGATGTACATGCCCGATGCGGTGCGCGCCGCCATCGAGCTGATGGCAGCCCCCGCCACCCATCTCGAGCACCGCAATGCCTTCAACGTCACCGCCATGCAGCTCACTCCCGAGCTCCTGACGACGGAAATCCGCCGCCATCGCCCGGGCTTCGAGATCGACTACCGCATCGATCCGGTGCGCCAGGCGATCGCCGACTCCTGGCCCCGCCGCCTCGATGACTCGGCGGCGCGACGGCAATGGGGCTGGCAACACCGTTACGACCTCGCCGCGATGACCCGGGACATGCTCGAAAACCTGTCGCGCAAGCTGGGGTTGGCGACGGTTCCCTCGGACTAG
- a CDS encoding dynamin family protein produces MIKPLLAPEHDQLLDDNRQALSDLERFLERVEGTDEDRRLLAESVRRLDELFLLVVAGEFNAGKSAFINALVGQRLLKEGVTPTTARIHLLGHGEAGGEPVIEDGVARVSAPLELLRHLHIVDTPGTNAIDREHEAITRRFVPASDLVLFVTSADRPFTESERAFLEGIREWGKKVVVVVNKIDHLAKAEDIAEIETFIADSARRLLGFEPAVFPVSALQALEAKLAGDAVPESSRFEALERYIVETLDAGERLRLKLLNPLGVGRKLATTYRASVDGQMDLLRGDFTALEDIEGQLEVYREDMTREFRFRLADVEKVLHAFENRGHEFFDETLRLTRAFDLMNRSKIQADFERQVVADVPQQIDHKVSEIIDWMINGELRQWEAVRDRLAARQAAHQDRIVGGTQARFELDRGGLLEAVGGAARRTVDSFDRRRESARLAESVQSALASTALLEAGAVGLGTLVATLATSTAVDITGILAASTLAVVGLFVIPAKRKRAKADLKVKIEDLRHRLVTTLTEEFEGEIDRSIRRVLESIAPYSRFVRAERDKLTALTTEAQRLDTSLADLAERVQAIS; encoded by the coding sequence ATGATCAAGCCTCTTCTCGCCCCGGAACACGACCAGCTCCTCGACGACAACCGTCAGGCCCTCAGCGACTTAGAGAGATTTCTCGAGAGAGTCGAAGGGACCGACGAGGATCGCCGTCTGCTGGCCGAATCGGTGCGCCGGCTGGACGAGCTCTTCCTGCTGGTGGTGGCCGGTGAGTTCAACGCCGGCAAGAGCGCCTTCATCAATGCCCTGGTCGGCCAACGGCTGCTCAAGGAAGGCGTCACGCCGACCACCGCCCGCATCCACCTGCTGGGTCATGGCGAAGCCGGCGGCGAGCCGGTGATCGAGGACGGCGTGGCCAGGGTCAGCGCTCCGCTCGAGCTGCTGCGCCACCTGCACATCGTCGACACCCCCGGCACCAACGCCATCGATCGCGAGCACGAAGCGATCACCCGGCGATTCGTGCCGGCCTCCGACCTGGTGCTCTTCGTCACCTCCGCCGATCGTCCCTTCACCGAGAGTGAGCGCGCCTTCCTCGAGGGCATTCGCGAGTGGGGCAAGAAGGTGGTGGTGGTGGTCAACAAGATCGACCACCTCGCCAAGGCCGAGGACATCGCCGAGATCGAGACCTTCATCGCCGACAGCGCCCGACGCCTGCTGGGCTTCGAACCCGCCGTCTTCCCGGTCTCGGCCCTGCAGGCCCTGGAGGCCAAGCTCGCCGGCGACGCCGTTCCCGAGAGCAGCCGCTTCGAGGCCCTCGAACGCTACATCGTCGAGACCCTCGACGCCGGCGAACGGCTGCGCCTCAAGCTGCTCAATCCGCTCGGCGTCGGACGCAAGCTGGCGACCACCTACCGCGCTTCGGTGGATGGCCAGATGGATCTTCTGCGGGGTGATTTCACCGCCCTCGAAGACATCGAGGGCCAGCTCGAGGTCTACCGCGAGGACATGACCCGGGAGTTTCGCTTTCGCCTCGCCGACGTCGAGAAGGTGCTCCACGCCTTCGAGAATCGTGGCCACGAGTTCTTCGACGAGACGCTGCGCCTGACCCGCGCCTTCGACCTGATGAACCGATCCAAGATCCAGGCCGACTTCGAGCGCCAGGTGGTCGCCGACGTGCCGCAGCAGATCGACCACAAGGTGAGTGAGATCATCGATTGGATGATCAACGGCGAGCTGCGCCAGTGGGAAGCCGTACGCGACCGTCTCGCCGCTCGCCAGGCGGCCCACCAAGACCGCATCGTCGGCGGCACCCAGGCGCGCTTCGAGCTCGACCGCGGCGGTCTCCTCGAGGCCGTCGGCGGCGCCGCCCGCCGCACCGTCGACAGCTTCGACCGGCGACGCGAGTCGGCGCGGCTGGCGGAATCGGTACAGAGCGCCCTGGCGAGCACCGCCCTGCTCGAAGCCGGCGCCGTCGGCCTCGGCACCTTGGTGGCCACCTTGGCGACCTCGACCGCCGTCGACATCACCGGCATCCTCGCCGCCTCCACCCTGGCGGTGGTCGGCCTGTTCGTGATTCCGGCCAAGCGCAAGCGCGCCAAGGCCGACCTCAAGGTCAAGATCGAGGATCTCCGCCATCGCCTGGTCACCACCCTGACGGAGGAGTTCGAGGGCGAGATCGACCGCAGCATCCGGCGCGTTCTGGAGTCCATCGCCCCCTACTCGCGGTTCGTGCGCGCCGAGCGCGACAAGCTCACCGCCCTCACCACCGAAGCGCAACGCCTCGACACCTCGCTCGCCGATCTCGCCGAGCGGGTGCAGGCGATCTCCTGA
- a CDS encoding aminotransferase class I/II-fold pyridoxal phosphate-dependent enzyme, translating into MPLDRLASTLAQQVQDLHAAGTAKGEEKVVTATLPAADGRGPRYRLAGEGERPFLRMNSNSYLGLSLDPEVMAAEEEGTQRFGAGPGAVRFISGTCTAHVALEERLARFHGRQEAMIFSSAYATVVGVLVPLTTKGTFIVSDELNHNCIINGMRMARPLGKAIYRHNDVADLARALDQAVAAKAERVLLVTDGIFSMRGDHAPLAEVVETARRYDEKFSENVVVVVDDSHGAGAFGHSGRGTEEHTGGQADVLIATLGKAFGVNGGYVTSSREVITFLRESAPLYIYSNPITAGEATAAHRAIEILDSERGLGLLAHLRDLTRRFEDGLVALGYEIIPGPHPVVPLLVRDTARTQDLVRHLFEQGVLATGLAYPVVPRGDEEIRFQICADHTAADIDEVLAVLADWQGRPATAD; encoded by the coding sequence ATGCCCCTCGACCGCCTCGCTTCGACCCTCGCCCAGCAGGTTCAGGACCTCCACGCCGCCGGCACCGCCAAGGGCGAAGAGAAAGTCGTCACGGCCACCCTGCCGGCGGCCGACGGCCGCGGTCCCCGCTACCGCCTCGCCGGCGAAGGCGAGCGGCCCTTCCTGCGCATGAACTCGAACTCCTACCTCGGCCTGTCCCTCGATCCCGAGGTGATGGCCGCCGAAGAAGAGGGCACTCAGCGCTTCGGAGCAGGCCCCGGGGCGGTGCGTTTCATCAGCGGCACCTGCACCGCACACGTCGCCCTCGAGGAGCGCCTAGCGCGCTTTCACGGACGGCAAGAGGCGATGATCTTCAGCTCCGCCTACGCCACCGTGGTCGGCGTGCTCGTGCCCCTCACTACCAAGGGCACCTTCATCGTCAGCGATGAGCTCAACCACAACTGCATCATCAACGGCATGCGCATGGCGCGGCCCCTCGGCAAGGCGATCTACCGCCACAACGACGTCGCCGACCTGGCTCGCGCCCTCGATCAGGCTGTCGCCGCCAAGGCCGAGCGCGTGCTGCTGGTGACCGACGGCATTTTCTCGATGCGCGGCGACCACGCGCCGCTGGCGGAGGTCGTGGAGACGGCGCGGCGCTACGACGAGAAGTTCTCCGAGAACGTCGTGGTGGTGGTCGACGACAGCCACGGCGCCGGCGCCTTCGGCCATTCCGGCCGCGGTACCGAGGAGCACACCGGTGGCCAGGCCGACGTCCTGATCGCGACCCTCGGCAAAGCCTTCGGCGTCAACGGCGGCTACGTGACGTCGAGCCGGGAGGTGATCACCTTTCTGCGCGAGTCGGCCCCGCTCTACATCTACTCCAACCCGATCACCGCCGGCGAGGCGACCGCCGCCCACCGCGCCATCGAGATCCTCGACAGCGAGCGCGGCCTCGGCCTGCTGGCCCACCTGCGCGATCTCACGCGCCGTTTCGAAGACGGCTTGGTGGCCCTCGGCTACGAGATCATTCCGGGCCCCCACCCGGTGGTCCCGCTGCTGGTCCGGGACACCGCCCGCACCCAGGACCTGGTGCGCCACCTGTTCGAGCAGGGCGTCCTCGCCACCGGTCTGGCCTACCCGGTGGTGCCGCGCGGGGACGAGGAGATTCGCTTTCAGATCTGCGCCGACCACACCGCCGCCGATATCGACGAGGTGCTGGCGGTGCTCGCCGACTGGCAGGGCAGGCCCGCGACAGCGGACTGA
- a CDS encoding helix-turn-helix transcriptional regulator, which translates to MSENDRLDLALKILRIARGMSQKQLAATSGVRNNAISKYESGKATPKYDTLLRLTDGLGLTVTQLQVAKEFVADINRLAAIEGDGAEAAQDGIDRQGNGIALGHQIDQVSKDAGRVVERLSALMLELVARGQRSETPTDD; encoded by the coding sequence ATGTCCGAGAATGACCGCCTCGATCTGGCTCTGAAAATCTTGCGCATCGCGCGAGGCATGAGTCAGAAACAACTGGCCGCGACCTCGGGCGTACGCAACAACGCGATTTCGAAGTATGAGAGCGGCAAGGCGACGCCCAAGTACGACACGTTGCTGCGGCTGACCGATGGCCTCGGCTTGACCGTGACCCAGCTTCAGGTTGCCAAGGAATTCGTCGCCGACATCAATCGCCTGGCGGCGATCGAAGGGGACGGCGCGGAGGCGGCCCAGGACGGCATCGATCGCCAGGGAAACGGCATCGCCCTGGGGCACCAGATCGATCAGGTGTCGAAGGATGCCGGGCGGGTGGTGGAGCGCCTGTCGGCGCTGATGTTGGAGCTCGTCGCCCGCGGTCAGCGGTCCGAAACACCCACCGACGACTGA